GGATCATCACAAAGATGAGGCCGAGCGGGGCGACGATGAAGGCCTCGATCGCGGCCCACTTCGAGATCAGCATGCCGAAGGGCGCAAGGAACATGCCGGCCATGCCGATGAACATCATGGCCGCGACCTTCGGGAGGCGGACGATCAGGCCGTCCATGTCCTCGATGTCACGGCTGCCTGTCCTGTGCTCGACAGTCCCGACGCAGAGGAAGAGGAGCGACTTTGCGACTGCGTGGAAGATGATCAGGAATATCGCTGCCCAGACGAGCTGGGGTGTCCCGACACCAGCGCAGGCCACGATCAGGCCGAGGTTCGCGATTGTAGAGTAGGCCAGGACCTTCTTTGCATTGCTCTGGGAGATAGCGATCCCTGAGGCGAGGAGGAAGGTCACGGCGCCGACGAACGAGATCGAGAGACCGGCAAGGCTGCCGGCGAGCACCGGGGCGAAACGGACGATGATATACACGCCGGCCTTGACCATGGTACTCGAGTGGAGCAGGGCCGAGACCGGGGTCGGTGCGACCATGGCGCCGACAAGCCAGCCCGAGAAGGGCATCTGGGCGCTCTTTGTCAGCCCGGCGAAACTGATCAGCACCGCGGGGATGATGGCGACGGCCTGGCCCGAGGCAAGGAGTGCGTCGAGTTCAAGAAGGCCGCCCGAGGGGTCGACGGATGCGAGATACAGGATTGCTCCGGCAAAGGCGATACCGCCGAGGAGGTTCAGTTTCAGGGCGAGGAAAGCGTTGTTCGTCGCCTCTTCTGTCTCCGAATACCCGATGAGGAGGAAAGACGACAGGGTCGTGATCTCCCAGAAGAAAAAGATCCACGGGATGTTGTTGGAGAAGACGAGGCCGAACATCGCGGCGAGGAAGATGAAGATCACGAAGAAGAACAGCCTGCGGCGGTCACGCACCTCCGGGTGGTGGCCATGGTAGGTGTCCATGTAACTGGTGGCAAAGACGGCGATGAGACTGCC
This window of the Methanofollis ethanolicus genome carries:
- a CDS encoding NADH-quinone oxidoreductase subunit 5 family protein, which gives rise to MYDLIFLILFPCIIAAILLLLNNNRVRHAIVALGALVISAGSIYLLVSSFTQGAVYYTFPFEPTSLVMFALEMGIALLLLYLGVRFKQPIAVLLVLIQSAMMIYYEITWGMAVEPEMNLFIDQFSIIMALIIGIIGSLIAVFATSYMDTYHGHHPEVRDRRRLFFFVIFIFLAAMFGLVFSNNIPWIFFFWEITTLSSFLLIGYSETEEATNNAFLALKLNLLGGIAFAGAILYLASVDPSGGLLELDALLASGQAVAIIPAVLISFAGLTKSAQMPFSGWLVGAMVAPTPVSALLHSSTMVKAGVYIIVRFAPVLAGSLAGLSISFVGAVTFLLASGIAISQSNAKKVLAYSTIANLGLIVACAGVGTPQLVWAAIFLIIFHAVAKSLLFLCVGTVEHRTGSRDIEDMDGLIVRLPKVAAMMFIGMAGMFLAPFGMLISKWAAIEAFIVAPLGLIFVMILAFGGAVTVFFWAKWMGKIIEVTPFGENLEGTVSTGKWVVLGSLTAMTVLAALLFPLISSFLVEPYVLSIFNETARLAQDNVIIMVMMIALLLVLPLSYLSYRKQGRTMPAYMGGRPTTPDMKFLGSLGIEREMTTKNYYFAEYFGEAKLLKIGNPLCILLIMAAAAALVGVVL